A region of Spiribacter roseus DNA encodes the following proteins:
- the rhuM gene encoding RhuM family protein: MSEIVIFKDEANTVEVRLEGETLWLSLQQLADLFGRDKSVISRHLRNVCSSGELEREAVVAKSATTAADGKTYQVDHYNLDAIISVGYRVNSTRATRFRQWATRVLREHLTQGYSLNEHRLAQRGLTELEQAVHLLGETRVRQELVGDIGRDVIGLVLGYARTWRLLLDYDEDQLGELAGGQPPRGVLNLDEARGALDALADELKSRGEANELFARDRGEGLAAILGGIEQTMFGEPLYKTREERAAHLLYFVIKNHPFSDGNKRSGAFLSLMYLRQEGMPLTFDENGLTALTLLAAAGHAPACPGATEPHAE, translated from the coding sequence ATGAGTGAAATCGTCATCTTCAAGGATGAAGCCAATACGGTTGAAGTGCGTCTGGAAGGTGAAACCTTATGGTTGAGCCTGCAACAGTTGGCCGATCTGTTCGGGAGGGATAAATCGGTCATCTCCCGGCACCTTCGGAACGTCTGTTCCTCTGGAGAACTTGAGCGGGAAGCAGTTGTTGCAAAAAGTGCAACAACTGCTGCTGATGGCAAGACCTACCAGGTGGACCACTACAACCTAGACGCTATTATCTCAGTCGGATACCGCGTCAATTCAACTCGAGCCACCCGCTTCCGGCAGTGGGCCACCCGCGTCCTTCGCGAGCATCTCACTCAGGGCTACAGCCTCAATGAGCATCGGTTGGCGCAACGCGGCCTGACCGAACTGGAGCAGGCCGTCCATCTGCTGGGCGAAACGCGGGTGCGCCAGGAGTTGGTGGGCGACATCGGGCGCGATGTGATCGGTCTGGTGCTCGGGTATGCCCGTACCTGGCGCTTGCTGCTCGATTACGACGAAGACCAGCTCGGTGAACTGGCCGGAGGTCAGCCGCCACGCGGCGTGCTGAATCTGGACGAAGCACGTGGGGCGCTCGATGCGCTGGCGGACGAGTTGAAAAGCCGTGGCGAGGCCAACGAACTATTTGCTCGTGACCGGGGTGAGGGACTGGCCGCGATCCTCGGTGGCATCGAGCAGACCATGTTCGGCGAGCCGCTGTACAAGACGCGCGAAGAACGCGCCGCCCATCTATTGTATTTCGTGATCAAAAATCACCCCTTCTCCGATGGCAACAAGCGCTCGGGCGCCTTCCTGTCTCTTATGTACCTGCGCCAGGAAGGCATGCCGCTGACGTTTGATGAAAACGGCCTGACGGCACTGACCCTGCTTGCTGCGGCTGGTCATGCACCTGCTTGCCCCGGCGCAACCGAGCCACACGCCGAATGA
- a CDS encoding DUF6279 family lipoprotein, with product MSRPNRAIRRYLAVIIVSLTVVACSRVELAYENADWVGAWQVSDYLDLTGEQRSRLRDGLAVYQQYHRQNRLPDINAYLDRVDTVLATPEPQKADVDALFIDGEQLVRTNVTDVIPLAAELLRELDGDQIEALRTTLAEGRDAYIERLLVDQEQRAIERTENWVGRLNTRQRTELTQCVAAMPDVSEEWQTWRRQTEADLINLLGNDAPQAEVEAFLQGWLLEDAARPPVLQDYRQTSRALWRRCTHRLLTTLTPAQRAQARERLAGYRGDLETVASR from the coding sequence ATGAGTCGCCCTAACCGCGCCATTCGCCGCTATCTCGCGGTCATCATTGTCAGCCTGACCGTGGTGGCCTGCAGCCGTGTCGAGCTGGCCTACGAAAACGCGGACTGGGTCGGTGCGTGGCAGGTGAGTGACTATCTCGACCTCACCGGCGAGCAGCGTAGCCGGCTGCGCGATGGGCTTGCCGTCTATCAGCAATATCACCGGCAGAACCGCCTACCCGATATCAATGCTTATCTGGACCGGGTGGATACCGTGCTCGCCACGCCAGAACCGCAAAAGGCCGATGTGGACGCACTTTTCATCGACGGCGAGCAGCTCGTCCGGACCAACGTCACTGACGTGATACCGCTCGCCGCAGAGCTGCTGAGAGAACTGGACGGCGATCAGATCGAGGCCTTACGGACGACGCTGGCCGAGGGCCGGGATGCCTATATCGAGCGTCTGCTGGTTGATCAGGAGCAGCGCGCCATCGAGCGCACCGAGAACTGGGTCGGTCGGCTGAATACGCGGCAACGCACCGAATTAACCCAGTGCGTCGCGGCGATGCCAGATGTCAGCGAGGAATGGCAGACCTGGCGCCGGCAGACCGAAGCGGATCTGATCAATCTGCTAGGCAACGACGCACCGCAGGCCGAGGTGGAGGCGTTCCTCCAGGGCTGGCTGCTGGAAGACGCCGCCCGACCACCCGTGCTGCAGGACTACCGGCAGACCAGCCGCGCGCTCTGGCGACGCTGCACCCACCGGCTTCTGACCACCCTCACCCCGGCGCAGCGCGCCCAGGCCCGGGAGCGGCTCGCCGGCTATCGTGGCGACCTGGAGACCGTGGCATCGCGCTAG
- a CDS encoding YceI family protein, translating to MLGESQLDAASHPLIRLSSLEITGPEWQPDVRFRVTIAGETSVHTVPISLDRDDSELTATGALSTRFSELGLVPYSALGGGLRVADELRIRFQVKAFTDESP from the coding sequence ATGCTCGGCGAGTCCCAGCTCGATGCCGCCTCGCATCCGCTCATCCGACTCTCGAGTCTCGAGATCACCGGCCCCGAGTGGCAGCCGGATGTGCGCTTTCGCGTGACCATCGCCGGCGAGACGTCGGTTCACACCGTACCCATTTCGCTGGACCGGGATGACAGCGAGCTCACCGCCACCGGCGCACTGAGCACGCGCTTCAGCGAGCTGGGCCTTGTCCCCTACTCTGCGCTGGGCGGCGGGTTGCGCGTCGCGGATGAACTGCGCATCCGCTTCCAGGTCAAAGCATTCACCGATGAGTCGCCCTAA
- a CDS encoding TRAP transporter large permease, which yields MTLLLFGVFFALLILGVPVAIAIGASTTAALWADGLSLMVLPQRLFAGIDSFALIAVPLFILAGDIMAGGRVSEKLVAFADALFGFLKGGLSIVSVLAGMFFAAISGSGAATTAAIGSALVPELRRKGYEPASAASLIAASGTIGVVIPPSVPLIIYAVIAQESVTELFVNGLLPGVVMGVGLMAVAITEAYRRNYPRGSTFSIGNVLRTLRDAFWGLMTPVIILGGIFSGVFTPSEAAVVAVNYALLVSLFVYRDLGLRDIYRIMLRSVITTAVIMFVIATSAVLSWTLANWSIPGTLAEATLSLSTNPYVIMLLVVAVILLTGVFIETASALIILTPVLLPLVTQLGIDPIHFGLIIVVGLAIGMITPPVAINLYVASSVTEQPLERIARAVLPYLACLITVLLGVVYLPMLLGG from the coding sequence GTGACGCTGCTGCTGTTCGGGGTTTTCTTCGCCCTGCTCATCCTCGGCGTGCCGGTGGCGATCGCCATCGGCGCAAGCACCACCGCCGCGCTGTGGGCCGACGGGCTGTCCCTGATGGTCCTGCCCCAGCGGCTTTTCGCCGGCATCGACTCATTCGCACTGATCGCCGTTCCGCTGTTCATTCTCGCGGGCGACATCATGGCCGGCGGGCGCGTCAGCGAGAAGCTCGTGGCATTCGCCGACGCCCTGTTCGGCTTTCTCAAGGGCGGGCTTTCCATTGTCTCGGTGCTCGCCGGCATGTTCTTCGCGGCCATCTCCGGCTCCGGTGCCGCGACCACCGCGGCCATCGGATCCGCCCTGGTACCGGAACTGCGCCGCAAGGGCTACGAACCGGCGTCGGCGGCCAGCCTGATCGCCGCCAGCGGTACCATCGGGGTTGTCATCCCGCCCTCGGTGCCGCTGATCATCTATGCAGTGATCGCCCAGGAGTCCGTCACGGAGCTGTTCGTGAACGGTCTCCTCCCGGGCGTCGTGATGGGCGTCGGGCTGATGGCCGTCGCCATCACCGAGGCCTATCGGCGTAACTACCCGCGCGGCTCGACGTTCAGTATCGGCAATGTACTGCGCACGCTAAGGGATGCGTTCTGGGGGCTGATGACGCCAGTGATCATCCTCGGCGGCATCTTCTCAGGCGTATTCACGCCCAGCGAGGCGGCGGTGGTGGCGGTCAATTACGCCTTGCTGGTATCGCTTTTCGTCTACCGGGACCTCGGCCTGCGCGACATCTACCGGATCATGCTGCGCTCCGTGATCACCACGGCAGTAATCATGTTCGTGATCGCGACATCGGCGGTCCTCAGCTGGACACTGGCGAACTGGAGCATCCCCGGGACCCTTGCCGAGGCGACCCTGTCGCTGTCCACCAACCCGTACGTGATCATGCTGCTCGTGGTGGCGGTCATTCTGCTCACAGGCGTGTTCATCGAGACGGCCAGCGCGCTGATCATCCTCACCCCCGTGCTCCTGCCGCTGGTGACACAGCTTGGCATTGACCCGATCCACTTCGGGTTGATCATCGTGGTGGGCCTTGCCATTGGCATGATCACCCCACCGGTGGCGATCAATCTGTATGTGGCGTCCTCGGTCACGGAGCAGCCGCTCGAGCGCATTGCCCGCGCCGTTCTACCCTATCTGGCATGCCTCATCACGGTTTTACTGGGCGTGGTCTATCTGCCCATGCTGCTGGGCGGTTGA
- a CDS encoding TRAP transporter small permease, protein MLRSLRAIEGAIDAVLQRVAVAGIVALIAVMSLQIVSRVLFTATSWSEETARYLLIWLTFLGACLAYHRGRHIAVSVLADALPPRGRRLCQGLIALVTIAFMAVLLQVGLEYMALQSFQQSAALRIPMSVVYAVMPLSAAIMAYMALTDLLEAILGQPGDATGGRRP, encoded by the coding sequence TTGCTCCGGTCACTGCGGGCGATCGAAGGCGCCATTGATGCCGTGCTGCAACGCGTTGCCGTCGCCGGCATCGTGGCGCTTATCGCCGTCATGTCCCTACAGATCGTCTCGCGGGTCCTCTTCACGGCGACAAGCTGGAGCGAGGAGACCGCCCGCTACCTGCTCATCTGGCTGACCTTCCTCGGCGCCTGTCTGGCCTACCACCGTGGCCGGCATATCGCCGTATCGGTTCTTGCCGATGCCCTGCCCCCGCGCGGGCGGCGACTCTGCCAGGGTCTGATCGCTCTGGTCACGATTGCTTTCATGGCGGTACTGCTCCAGGTCGGGCTGGAGTACATGGCGTTGCAGTCATTCCAGCAATCGGCGGCTCTGCGCATTCCCATGTCGGTGGTCTACGCCGTCATGCCGCTCAGCGCTGCCATCATGGCCTACATGGCGCTGACCGACCTGCTTGAAGCCATCCTCGGTCAGCCCGGCGATGCGACCGGCGGGCGCCGGCCGTGA
- a CDS encoding TRAP transporter substrate-binding protein codes for MANFRSMLRAMVLGLGLVPLVAGAQSEADFSEIEPIELRLAHVVNEQDGFHIAAEKFKALVEERTDGAVSVEIFPNAQLGDERTLLESMQIGTVDMGVITNGPVANFVEEIAVFELPFLFPSREAAYQVLDGPVGQDLLDELERVNLKGLAYAERGFRNLTNSRGPVTEPSDLDGLKLRVMENPVYVDTFRELGANAVPMAWTEALTAMQQGTIDGQENPVNVIHSFELNETQTHMTLSRHTYAPAIFVMGMPVWSELPEPVQGVIEAAAQEAAEYERQVNEEMEAEQLAELKASGMEVVEDPDLEAFRGAVDPVYDEYSDRFGEYLSRIREQLD; via the coding sequence ATGGCGAATTTTCGTAGCATGCTGCGGGCGATGGTGCTCGGGCTCGGATTGGTTCCACTCGTCGCGGGTGCCCAGAGCGAGGCCGATTTCAGCGAAATCGAGCCGATTGAGCTGCGCCTTGCACATGTCGTCAACGAGCAGGACGGCTTCCATATCGCCGCGGAGAAATTCAAAGCGCTCGTCGAAGAACGCACCGATGGGGCTGTCTCGGTGGAGATATTCCCCAACGCTCAGCTCGGCGACGAGCGAACGCTACTCGAGAGCATGCAGATCGGCACGGTCGATATGGGCGTAATCACGAACGGCCCGGTTGCCAACTTCGTCGAAGAGATCGCGGTTTTCGAGCTGCCTTTCCTGTTCCCCTCCCGCGAGGCGGCCTACCAGGTCCTTGACGGTCCGGTTGGTCAGGATCTTCTGGATGAGCTCGAGCGCGTCAATCTCAAGGGCCTGGCCTACGCGGAGCGCGGTTTCCGTAATCTGACCAACAGTCGCGGCCCGGTGACCGAGCCGTCTGATCTGGATGGCCTGAAGCTGCGCGTCATGGAAAACCCGGTCTACGTCGATACGTTCCGGGAGCTCGGGGCCAATGCCGTGCCCATGGCCTGGACGGAGGCGCTGACCGCCATGCAGCAGGGCACCATCGATGGTCAGGAGAACCCGGTCAACGTCATCCACTCCTTCGAGCTGAACGAGACGCAGACGCACATGACGCTCAGCCGTCATACCTACGCGCCGGCGATCTTCGTCATGGGGATGCCGGTCTGGAGCGAGCTCCCGGAGCCGGTCCAGGGCGTGATCGAGGCGGCGGCCCAGGAGGCGGCCGAGTATGAGCGCCAGGTCAACGAGGAAATGGAGGCCGAACAGCTCGCCGAACTCAAGGCCTCTGGCATGGAAGTCGTCGAAGATCCTGATCTCGAGGCCTTCCGCGGGGCGGTCGATCCGGTCTACGACGAATACAGCGACCGCTTCGGTGAGTATCTGAGCCGTATCCGCGAGCAGCTGGACTAG
- a CDS encoding YeeE/YedE family protein — MENITATDTAPALRRRLLFSTVLPTLIAAGLIAGSWQLSVSNGDPLALSLLLGATFGVLLQRARFCFFCVTRDFLDHRDARGLLGILAALAVGTLGYHLIFGLFVPDPAGGRLPPDAHIGPVSWVLALAAFTFGSGMTLSGSCISAHLYRLGEGAIGSVAALGGVLIGFGLGFATWNTLYLAGIDQAPVIWLPDLAGYGGSILIQLGGLGLLALALMRWHRPAGPAKGAAPASFRGRLIGQRWPTYVGGLLIGALAVMAYLRVAPLGVTAELGSLARTAGNGLGVLPDRLQGLDGFSGCATAVKNVLLSENGAFIIGLILASLASALAAGDFRPQRVTVGKAAGSLAGGVLMGWGAMTALGCTVGTLLSGIMAAAVSGWVFALFCLLGLWVTWRIRN; from the coding sequence ATGGAGAACATCACTGCCACGGATACAGCGCCGGCCTTACGCCGGCGCCTCCTGTTCTCTACGGTGCTGCCTACGCTCATAGCCGCCGGGCTCATCGCCGGGTCCTGGCAGCTCAGCGTGAGCAATGGCGATCCGCTGGCGCTCAGTCTGCTGCTCGGCGCGACATTCGGTGTACTCCTCCAACGCGCCCGATTCTGCTTTTTCTGCGTGACCCGGGACTTTCTGGACCATCGCGACGCCCGCGGACTGCTGGGTATTCTTGCCGCCTTGGCGGTGGGCACACTCGGCTATCACCTGATCTTTGGCCTGTTTGTCCCCGACCCCGCGGGTGGACGCCTCCCGCCCGATGCGCATATCGGGCCCGTAAGCTGGGTACTCGCCCTGGCAGCGTTCACCTTCGGCAGCGGTATGACCCTGTCGGGTTCCTGCATCAGTGCCCACCTGTATCGGCTGGGCGAAGGCGCCATCGGGTCGGTGGCTGCGCTCGGCGGTGTGCTGATCGGATTCGGGCTTGGCTTTGCCACGTGGAACACGCTTTATCTGGCGGGTATCGATCAGGCACCGGTCATCTGGCTGCCCGACCTCGCGGGCTATGGCGGATCGATTCTGATACAGCTCGGCGGGCTCGGCCTGCTGGCCCTCGCGCTCATGCGCTGGCATCGACCGGCGGGTCCTGCCAAAGGGGCAGCGCCAGCCAGCTTTCGCGGGCGACTGATAGGGCAGCGCTGGCCCACATATGTGGGCGGTCTGTTGATCGGCGCGCTTGCCGTGATGGCCTACCTGCGAGTCGCGCCATTGGGCGTCACCGCCGAGCTTGGCAGTCTGGCGCGCACGGCCGGTAACGGCCTCGGAGTGCTACCCGATCGATTGCAGGGACTCGATGGCTTCTCCGGCTGCGCGACCGCGGTCAAGAACGTCCTCCTGTCAGAGAATGGTGCCTTCATCATCGGTTTGATCCTTGCCTCTCTGGCGTCGGCGCTCGCGGCCGGCGACTTTCGCCCGCAGCGGGTGACGGTCGGTAAGGCTGCAGGCAGTCTTGCCGGCGGCGTCCTCATGGGCTGGGGGGCCATGACCGCGCTTGGCTGCACCGTCGGCACGCTGCTCTCGGGCATCATGGCTGCCGCCGTCTCGGGGTGGGTGTTCGCGCTTTTCTGCCTGCTCGGCCTTTGGGTGACCTGGAGGATCAGGAATTGA
- a CDS encoding sulfurtransferase has translation MISTPTIRHIAGGIAFALFTGLAAANPNTDALVTTDWLADNLDRDDLTVIEVSVNPGKFERGHIPGAVNFRWHTDLVDTVRRDIVDRASFQTLLRDAGVSGDDEIVLYGDTNNWFAAWGAWIFDIYGVDSVRLLDGGRDKWEAEGRPLSLRPASHPQGDIEVSEADESIRAFLPEVVEVASNEAANTQLVDIRSAAEYEGRIIAPDGVDELSVRAGHIPGAVNVGWGNAVNEDGTFKSADELRAIYAQAGVDGSKPVITYCRIGERSSHTWFALSKILGYDVKNYDGSWTEYGNSVGVPVTNLAGTVWGGQ, from the coding sequence ATGATTTCCACCCCAACCATCCGCCATATCGCCGGGGGCATCGCCTTCGCCCTTTTCACCGGGCTGGCGGCCGCCAACCCCAATACCGACGCGCTCGTGACCACCGACTGGCTGGCCGACAACCTGGATCGTGACGACCTCACCGTCATCGAGGTCAGCGTCAATCCGGGCAAGTTCGAGCGCGGCCATATTCCGGGTGCGGTCAATTTCCGCTGGCACACGGACCTGGTCGACACGGTCCGCCGCGACATCGTTGACCGGGCATCATTCCAGACCCTGCTGCGCGATGCCGGCGTCTCCGGTGACGACGAAATCGTTCTCTACGGCGACACCAACAACTGGTTTGCCGCCTGGGGCGCGTGGATCTTTGATATCTACGGGGTCGACAGTGTCCGCCTGCTGGATGGCGGTCGGGACAAGTGGGAGGCCGAGGGCCGCCCCTTGAGCCTGCGCCCGGCAAGCCACCCACAGGGTGACATCGAGGTGAGCGAGGCCGATGAGTCCATCCGTGCATTCCTGCCGGAAGTGGTCGAGGTCGCGAGTAACGAGGCCGCCAACACCCAACTGGTGGATATCCGCTCGGCTGCCGAATACGAGGGCCGCATCATCGCCCCGGACGGCGTCGATGAGCTCTCGGTGCGCGCCGGGCATATCCCGGGGGCGGTCAATGTGGGCTGGGGCAACGCCGTCAACGAGGATGGCACCTTCAAGTCAGCCGACGAACTGCGCGCGATCTATGCCCAAGCCGGCGTTGATGGCAGCAAGCCGGTCATCACCTACTGCCGCATCGGTGAGCGTTCGAGCCACACCTGGTTCGCGCTCTCGAAGATCCTCGGCTACGACGTGAAAAACTACGATGGCTCCTGGACCGAGTATGGCAACTCGGTGGGCGTCCCGGTCACCAACCTGGCCGGCACGGTCTGGGGTGGTCAGTAA
- a CDS encoding DksA/TraR family C4-type zinc finger protein: MAKGFGSEDAAQDEIEGAVNDAVRRAQDALPHGESLTHCEDCDSVIPEGRRKALPGVRLCVECQQAHDQARTHPSAYNRRGSKDSQLR; this comes from the coding sequence ATGGCGAAAGGATTTGGCAGCGAAGACGCCGCACAGGACGAGATCGAGGGGGCCGTCAACGACGCAGTCCGGCGCGCCCAGGACGCCCTGCCCCACGGCGAGAGCCTGACCCACTGCGAGGACTGCGACAGCGTCATCCCCGAGGGCCGTCGCAAGGCGCTGCCCGGCGTGCGCCTGTGCGTAGAGTGCCAGCAAGCCCACGATCAGGCCCGCACCCACCCATCGGCCTATAACCGCCGTGGCAGCAAAGACAGTCAGCTACGCTGA
- a CDS encoding MBL fold metallo-hydrolase, whose amino-acid sequence MQPIVRSVFHAPSHTFSYVVWDAATRRAAIIDPVLDYDPHSGRSGTQTAEQLIAVVEAEGLRVDWLLETHAHADHMSALAFLKARFDAPTAIGERITEVQARFARLFNLGEDFATDGRQFDHCFADEETFALGDLPAQVFHTPGHTSDHITYVIGDAVFVGDTLFMPDAGTARCDFPAGSARDLYRSIHRLFAALDDDQRVFLLHDYGTDTREPACQTTIGEQRQANIHVAEGVSEDDYVAMREARDATLPMPVLILPAVQVNIRAGHFPPAESNGLRYLKIPLDEFGAHWQPREH is encoded by the coding sequence GTGCAGCCCATCGTTCGATCGGTTTTTCATGCGCCCAGCCATACCTTTTCGTACGTGGTCTGGGACGCGGCAACCCGCCGGGCGGCGATCATCGACCCTGTGCTCGATTACGATCCGCACTCGGGCCGCAGCGGCACGCAGACCGCCGAGCAGCTCATCGCAGTGGTCGAGGCCGAAGGGTTGCGCGTGGACTGGCTGCTCGAGACCCACGCCCATGCCGATCACATGAGTGCGCTCGCCTTTCTTAAAGCCCGCTTTGACGCCCCCACCGCCATCGGCGAGCGCATTACCGAGGTGCAGGCCCGCTTTGCCCGGCTCTTCAATCTGGGTGAGGATTTTGCAACCGACGGCCGACAGTTCGATCATTGCTTTGCCGACGAGGAGACTTTTGCGCTGGGCGATCTCCCTGCGCAGGTCTTCCATACGCCCGGGCACACCAGCGATCACATTACCTATGTGATCGGGGACGCCGTGTTTGTTGGCGATACGCTTTTCATGCCCGATGCCGGGACAGCGCGTTGCGACTTCCCGGCCGGCTCGGCGCGGGACCTGTATCGCTCGATCCACCGTCTGTTTGCCGCGCTCGATGATGACCAGCGCGTGTTTCTGCTCCATGACTACGGCACCGACACCCGCGAGCCGGCTTGCCAGACCACTATTGGCGAGCAGCGCCAGGCGAATATCCATGTGGCGGAAGGCGTTAGCGAGGATGACTATGTGGCGATGCGCGAGGCCCGGGACGCCACACTGCCCATGCCCGTGCTGATCCTGCCGGCGGTGCAGGTCAATATCCGCGCCGGGCATTTCCCGCCGGCGGAATCCAATGGGCTGCGCTATCTCAAGATCCCGCTGGATGAGTTCGGCGCCCACTGGCAACCGCGCGAACACTGA
- a CDS encoding VOC family protein, producing MTTVQGLHHITAVAADPQRNADFYTRVLGLRLVKKTVNQDDPSSYHLYYGDDRGRPGTAMTFFPFPGVPAGQAGRGQPLETRFSVPADAIAAWQSQLADAGITVTPGHTDVPMLQFHDPDGLPLALIGDAPSSIAADTRGETAIRGFSGMSLASHRPVATARVLTGLLDYVESGAGVGGTRFVSVDAPLARHIDLVEDVAPGQAGYGTVHHVAFRVADRPALLERLERIRAWQLPCSGEVDRYYFRSVYFREPGGMLFEIATDDPGFDVDEPVESLGSDLKLPPAHEPMRATIEAQLPALVSRPL from the coding sequence ATGACGACCGTTCAGGGCCTGCACCACATCACCGCCGTCGCCGCGGATCCGCAGCGCAACGCTGATTTTTACACGCGGGTCCTGGGGCTTCGCCTGGTCAAAAAGACCGTCAATCAGGACGATCCGTCCAGCTATCACCTCTACTACGGGGATGATCGCGGCCGTCCCGGCACGGCGATGACGTTCTTCCCGTTTCCGGGAGTGCCGGCGGGCCAAGCGGGCCGCGGTCAGCCCCTCGAGACGCGTTTTTCGGTGCCGGCTGATGCCATTGCCGCCTGGCAGTCACAGCTCGCCGACGCCGGTATCACGGTCACGCCGGGTCATACCGATGTCCCGATGCTGCAGTTTCACGATCCCGATGGTCTGCCGCTGGCGCTGATCGGTGATGCTCCCTCGTCCATCGCCGCTGACACGCGCGGCGAAACCGCCATTCGAGGGTTTTCGGGCATGAGTCTTGCCAGTCACCGGCCGGTCGCCACTGCGCGAGTGCTGACCGGGCTGCTGGATTATGTCGAGTCGGGCGCCGGCGTGGGCGGCACGCGGTTTGTCAGCGTTGACGCGCCGCTCGCCCGACACATCGACCTGGTGGAGGACGTTGCACCGGGGCAGGCGGGCTACGGCACCGTCCATCATGTCGCGTTCCGGGTCGCGGATCGTCCGGCGCTGCTCGAGCGGCTCGAGCGCATCCGCGCCTGGCAGCTGCCGTGTTCCGGTGAGGTCGATCGGTATTATTTCCGCTCGGTGTACTTTCGCGAACCCGGTGGCATGCTGTTTGAGATTGCCACGGATGATCCGGGGTTTGACGTGGATGAGCCGGTGGAATCACTGGGCAGTGACCTCAAGCTACCGCCGGCGCATGAGCCGATGCGCGCCACCATCGAGGCGCAGTTGCCAGCGCTTGTAAGTCGGCCCCTGTGA
- a CDS encoding DUF3320 domain-containing protein, whose translation MTDDLGGFEAAVRLHEQLLRRPDPEAAAAQLCPGRLDPPTRWTADLHPIRAYQAIDPTRLSLAGYDDFHAIPDASLDAAIGGVVDAEGPVHFDTLADRLLAAADVGRLGSRIRERIEARLQALSATPDLSQRGGFVARPAQFLKPPYRDWREAPEKTRRLEAVSDEELMLALFRAVLDGNANDAETAMNAGIHAIGFTRLTDNARDRLQGPLAALLDGGILEAVGDGLRVATLPCPVDDTRS comes from the coding sequence ATGACCGACGACCTCGGCGGCTTTGAGGCGGCGGTTCGCCTCCATGAGCAGCTCCTGAGACGACCCGACCCGGAGGCCGCTGCGGCGCAGCTGTGCCCCGGCCGGCTCGATCCGCCAACCCGGTGGACAGCCGATCTTCATCCGATACGCGCCTATCAGGCGATCGACCCGACCCGGCTGTCGCTGGCGGGGTATGACGACTTTCATGCCATTCCGGACGCGTCCCTTGACGCGGCAATCGGAGGGGTTGTCGACGCCGAGGGGCCGGTGCATTTCGATACCCTGGCCGACCGCCTGCTGGCGGCCGCCGACGTGGGCCGGCTCGGCTCGCGCATCCGCGAGCGGATCGAGGCACGCCTCCAGGCCCTGTCGGCAACCCCCGATCTAAGCCAGCGGGGCGGGTTCGTCGCCCGTCCCGCGCAGTTTCTCAAGCCGCCCTATCGCGACTGGCGTGAGGCGCCGGAGAAAACCCGGCGGCTGGAAGCCGTCAGTGATGAGGAGCTCATGCTCGCGCTCTTCCGCGCGGTACTCGACGGCAACGCCAACGATGCTGAGACCGCGATGAATGCGGGCATCCACGCCATCGGATTCACGCGGCTGACGGACAACGCGCGCGATCGGCTACAGGGACCACTGGCGGCCCTGCTCGATGGGGGAATACTGGAGGCGGTGGGTGACGGGCTTCGGGTGGCAACGTTACCCTGTCCAGTCGATGACACACGATCATAG